Proteins encoded within one genomic window of Fusarium musae strain F31 chromosome 4, whole genome shotgun sequence:
- a CDS encoding hypothetical protein (BUSCO:EOG092648U2) — MPTPSSNPPVEAASPRSYSFSTCPDDVQHQPRPNWQSHDDNQIHDADLPDSNLSVDVGSPLAVDAPAAPEGPSDDAIMYDGRPSDEQSSRSSTMSPRPQTATTAATTPMPSGLASEIKGREAEIGSQLSREPSNSTQRASETESIAREPSRRRGSPNGELDWVDIDAQEDELWSPSMGSDFSCMRTIPSAPSSYLRPGSKFHGTQQSERQVYDVQVEIKHVDMRESFLCGYLRIQGLTEDHPTLTTYFEGEIIGSKYSFYTQHENWGANSKVDLSHWAKFTAFRPFQKQARKGPVTIRDAAQRETIFMRWKEHFLVPDHRVRTITGASFEGFYYICFNQVKGEVSGIYFHSKSEKFQQLELKHVPDRGCFAATEFR, encoded by the exons AtgccaacaccatcatcaaatCCGCCGGTCGAAGCCGCTTCGCCTCGGTCCTACAGTTTCTCGACATGTCCTGACGatgttcaacatcaaccacGTCCTAACTGGCAGTCACATGACGATAATCAAATCCACGATGCTGATCTACCCGACTCCAATCTTTCTGTTGATGTCGGCTCGCCCCTTGCCGTCGACGCGCCGGCTGCGCCCGAAGGCCCAAGCGACGATGCCATCATGTACGATGGGCGTCCTTCGGATGAACAGTCCTCAAGGTCTTCCACCAtgtctcctcgtcctcaaacCGCTACTACGGCTGCCACGACTCCAATGCCTAGCGGCCTAGCGTCTGAAATCAAGGGAAGAGAGGCCGAGATCGGCAGTCAGTTGAGTCGAGAGCCTTCGAATAGCACGCAACGAGCATCTGAAACCGAATCGATCGCACGAGAACCATCCAGACGGAGAGGATCGCCAAATGGAGAGTTAGATTGGGTCGATATCGATGCACAAGAAGATGAGCTTTGGTCTCCATCCATGGGCTCTGACTTTTCATGTATGAGG ACTATCCCGTCGGCTCCTTCATCTTACCTACGTCCGGGCAGCAAATTCCATGGCACGCAACAGTCAGAGAGGCAGGTCTACGACGTCCAGGTCGAAATTAAGCATGTTGACATGCGAGAGTCTTTTCTCTGTGGCTATTTGCGTATCCAAG GTCTAACTGAAGACCATCCCACTCTCACGACATATTTCGAGGGCGAAATTATTGGTTCCAAGTACAGTTTCTACACGCAACACGAGAACTGGGGCGCAAATAGCAAGGTCGATTTGAGTCATTGGGCCAAGTTCACGGCTTTCCGTCCTTTCCAAAAACAAGCTCGCAAGGGACCTGTCACCATTCGAGATGCTGCCCAACGAGAAACCATCTTTATGCGCTGGAAAGAGCACTTTTTGGTTCCAGACCATCGAGTTCGCACGATAACGGGTGCCAGCTTTGAGGGCTTCTACTACATTTGCTTCAACCAGGTCAAGGGTGAAGTAAGCGGTATTTACTTTCACTCTAAAAGCGAAAA GTTCCAGCAACTGGAGCTGAAGCATGTCCCCGACAGGGGATGCTTTGCCGCTACCGAATTTCGTTAA
- a CDS encoding hypothetical protein (EggNog:ENOG41), which produces MEHSSNLSSSVPVVPSSPSPTYVKSEPVSSDAPNDHHDMSQQPQNDGNINKPPDDPQEPPLSPRDCISGILGTLRDRSEPVKEKKATKSWLGAEVCIKYLLRVCENTPYNGSGGIHTRLVSRSLRRSRLMRRGLIRRQFDRGRGNPSVNWCNKEQCDYEFIIFTNPILYLGNRPKSPQGLHAEVYFHDFANAMVTKLFALEDSKAKKRKALEILSFVDSPPVRVAFSHFMEWYNLLGFALSDRQFSRALAAVQPVFQGLMFGVKTASRVDAIHQYILPETEAMKQWAPRQLILRFLVWCEIWRQQKTSRSESWKIGSSRTAAEFLTAMLLNYKMMWREGCLQTSTTETNIVWDRVWEDWLCKYSLQEIDEVVDGEFFYPRDQLDMSEEEVYQEVGYLGGIGQCDDIYRPVRCFLGYAEDRLMHQ; this is translated from the coding sequence ATGGAGCACTCAAGTAATTTATCAAGTTCCGTCCCTGTTGTCCCTTCATCTCCATCGCCTACTTATGTTAAATCAGAGCCCGTCTCGTCGGATGCCCCAAACGACCACCATGATATGTCTCAACAACCACAGAATGAtggcaacatcaacaagcctCCAGACGACCCTCAGGAGCCGCCTCTATCGCCTCGTGACTGTATATCAGGCATCCTGGGAACCCTCCGAGACAGATCCGAGCCTGttaaagagaagaaagccacCAAAAGCTGGCTTGGAGCAGAAGTATGCATCAAGTATCTACTCCGTGTGTGCGAAAACACTCCGTACAACGGTTCGGGTGGTATTCACACTAGGCTGGTCTCTCGCTCCCTACGCCGCTCACGACTCATGCGTCGAGGCTTGATCCGTCGTCAATTTGACAGAGGGAGGGGAAATCCATCCGTCAACTGGTGCAACAAAGAGCAGTGCGACTACgaattcatcatcttcacaaaCCCCATTCTCTACCTTGGGAACCGCCCGAAAAGTCCTCAAGGATTGCATGCCGAAGTATACTTTCATGACTTTGCTAATGCCATGGTCACGAAGCTCTTTGCGCTCGAGGacagcaaagccaagaagcgTAAGGCCCTAGAGATACTGTCTTTTGTAGATTCCCCCCCTGTCCGAGTTGCATTTTCTCATTTCATGGAATGGTACAACTTGTTAGGCTTCGCACTCTCTGATCGCCAATTCAGTCGAGCTCTGGCTGCAGTTCAGCCAGTGTTCCAGGGCCTCATGTTTGGGGTCAAAACAGCATCAAGGGTTGATGCTATTCACCAATACATCCTCCCTGAAACCGAGGCCATGAAGCAGTGGGCTCCTCGCCAACTCATCCTCCGTTTTCTCGTCTGGTGCGAAATATGGCGACAGCAAAAGACATCCCGCTCAGAATCTTGGAAGATCGGTTCTAGTAGGACAGCGGCCGAGTTTCTTACTGCCATGCTTCTCAACTACAAGATGATGTGGCGAGAAGGCTGTTTGCAAACAAGTACCACCGAAACGAACATTGTTTGGGATAGAGTCTGGGAAGATTGGTTATGCAAATACTCCCTACAGGAAATAGACGAGGTTGTCGACGGCGAGTTCTTCTATCCTCGAGATCAGCTAGACATGTCGGAGGAAGAAGTCTATCAAGAGGTTGGATATCTTGGAGGTATTGGTCAGTGTGATGATATTTATAGGCCTGTCAGGTGTTTTCTAGGATACGCAGAGGATAGGCTGATGCATCAATGA
- a CDS encoding hypothetical protein (BUSCO:EOG09262GNE) translates to MDFLIKFAQAHETFRVPEIEALALVEGLDMKIVDYSQDSPFCIVHLDSVESAKRLAKRSILIQSIHELWGKGSTLDELHESVKTNTSHVWDSYLGKSFKFDVDPYQGTRSAKKRIELINSFRFLGWTGPVKMTNPDNLFTIFEMWPYNSVPLNIPDPTTMYLARHVGNSSRELLVKFDLKKRGYISTTSMDSELALVTANLALAAPGKLYYDPFVGTGSFPIACAHFGALAFGSDIDGRSIRGEGGNKSLKGNFDQYGIGSCLGDVFSADLTNTPIRRHLRTWDGIVCDPPYGVREGLRVLGLRDPEKTPWKPTYVPPKKPYSFLVMLDDILSFAAETLVDEGRLSFWMPTANDEDQEIPVPSHPHMEVVSVCTQPFNKWSRRLITYRRLPDSQVSQEALEAYTNRQRLTLNGTSADELNPFRRGYFNKFEAEE, encoded by the exons ATGGATTTCCTCATCAAATTTGCTCAGGCGCATGAGACGTTTCGGGTCCCCGAGATCGAGGCTTTGGCCTTGGTTGAAGGCCTGGACATGAAAATAGTCGACTATAGCCAAGAT TCCCCATTCTGTATCGTGCACCTTGATTCGGTTGAATCGGCTAAGCGTCTAGCCAAGAGATCCATTCTCATTCAATCTATCCACGAGCTCTGGGGCAAAGGAAGCACACTGGATGAACTTCATGAATCAGTCAAGACAAACACATCTCATGTTTGGGATAGTTATCTTGGAAAATCATTCAAGTTCGATGTTGACCCATACCAAGGAACTCGTTCAGCCAAAAAGAGGATCGAACTTATCAACTCTTTCCGATTTCTGGGCTGGACTGGGCCTGTGAAAATGACCAACCCTGACAACTTGTTTACCATCTTCGAGATGTGGCCCTATAACAGCGTCCCCCTGAATATTCCGGACCCTACAACGATGTATCTCGCACGGCATGTAGGGAACTCATCGCGAGAACTCTTGGTCAAGTTCGACCTCAAGAAGCGAGGATATATCTCAACCACGAGTATGGACTCTGAGCTCGCTCTTGTCACCGCCAACCTTGCGCTTGCAGCCCCTGGCAAGCTGTATTACGACCCGTTCGTTGGGACTGGTTCCTTTCCCATCGCCTGCGCCCATTTCGGTGCCCTTGCATTTGGAAGCGATATCGATGGTCGAAGCATCCGCGGCGAGGGTGGCAACAAGAGTTTGAAAGGCAATTTTGACCAGTATGGCATTGGGTCTTGCTTAGGAGACGTATTCTCGGCTGATTTGACCAACACGCCAATCAGGAGGCATCTTCGTACATGGGATGGAATTGTTTGTGATCCTCCTTATGGCGTGAGAGAAGGACTGAGAGTTCTTGGTCTCCGTGACCCTGAGAAGACACCCTG GAAACCAACTTATGTGCCACCTAAGAAGCCTTACAGCTTTCTGGTGATGCTCGATGATATCTTGAGTTTTGCAGCCGAGACTCTGGTGGATGAAGGGCGATTGTCATTCTGGATGCCAACAGCTAACGATGAAGACCAAGAGATTCCCGTACCCAGCCATCCTCACATGGAAGTTGTGTCTGTCTGCACCCAACCGTTCAACAAGT GGTCAAGGAGACTCATCACCTATCGTCGGCTCCCCGACTCACAGGTCTCGCAAGAAGCCCTCGAGGCTTACACAAATAGACAGAGACTCACATTGAACGGAACATCGGCAGACGAACTCAACCCGTTTCGACGTGGATATTTCAATAAGTTCGAGGCTGAAGAATGA
- a CDS encoding hypothetical protein (EggNog:ENOG41~BUSCO:EOG09265313): protein MSTPNPFLLAADNNPALLPLLRENPALASSQDEHGYSLVHAAASYNHLDLLRTLVREFNVDVDLKDEDNETALFVVETQDAAQVLVEELGANINHRGLEGLTAREKIEAEAEFPAVAEYLAMIQAKNANDPASTAAAVMPEVIPPPPEGMKVTVGTMDETTDIPEEIDPEFRRRIEELAQRDDFNTPQGQAELRKLVEDAVLGDSGVGDERNVRSKQD from the coding sequence ATGTCTACCCCAAACCCATTCCTTCTTGCAGCCGATAACAACCCCGCGTTGCTGCCCCTCCTTCGAGAGAACCCAGCACTCGCATCATCGCAGGATGAGCATGGCTATTCACTCGTCCACGCCGCTGCCAGCTACAATCATCTCGACCTCCTGCGAACGCTAGTCCGCGAGTTCAACGTCGACGTCGACCTGAAAGATGAGGACAACGAGACTGCCTTGTTTGTTGTCGAAACCCAAGATGCCGCGCAGGTCCTCGTCGAAGAGCTCGGAGCAAACATCAACCACCGGGGATTAGAAGGGTTGACAGCTAGAGAAAAGATTGAAGCGGAAGCTGAATTTCCTGCTGTTGCGGAATACTTAGCCATGATCCAAGCCAAGAATGCCAATGACCCTGCCTCGACTGCAGCGGCTGTCATGCCTGAAGTTATCCCTCCCCCTCCAGAGGGAATGAAGGTTACTGTTGGTACTATGGACGAGACCACAGACATTCCAGAGGAAATAGACCCAGAATTCCGAAGAAGAATCGAGGAACTGGCTCAACGCGATGATTTCAACACccctcaaggtcaagccgAGCTGCGGAAGTTGGTTGAGGATGCTGTCCTGGGCGACAGTGGTGTCGGGGATGAACGAAACGTACGATCAAAGCAAGACTAA
- a CDS encoding hypothetical protein (EggNog:ENOG41) produces the protein MSTPHEIKLPGFGLPISHAGAHFPVVLKTEDGEGEGDWRATTLTIREVCMLKVIEDLTNKPEWWIKVNDDEIAAKWKKEAMEMPWGEYRVFGDFTQAMADACIKELRKKADIYQKTGLIPVMDYASAAIKSDNLVPNDLRDTLIAAVSPLENVPEQHKDWHPGSDGKVLDIVHPSLWPLVYGRSLILPDKRINLEEALSHCGKGVVVPVDKSDVRNWHPSAFSKRFQWLPCDVDLTGGHPRIDSYINNVHPVKHAELYPIIEKFIEKALPAWDIIYRWHDEFEVQRVFTTNVRPDCKVPEICGDTWCSAQNRPLDDDEEPRREDEDYEDDYEESDRNKRDEEWFRETHIPEIPDPKTELEELVKINPSDVKTSGFFGNASRVQVIVKLANIHLTPEKPTYDGGSWHVEGQLNEHICATALYYYDCDNITDSRLDFRTNANREDQTMELNYEQGDFDSIERVFAIDPGADTLQDIGSVLTRQDRMLFFPNVYQHHVSPFELVDKSRTGHRKILALFLVDPQVPIISTANVPPQQRDWWAEGLIQNDRFNNLPPELTRMVVDALDFPIDLEDAKKIREELMAERTGMQGTLNTNLKNLEWNFCEH, from the exons ATGTCAACGCCTCACGAAATCAAGCTCCCTGGCTTCGGCCTTCCTATCAGCCATGCTGGTGCTCATTTTCCAGTTGTCCTTAAGACGGAAgatggagagggagaaggagaCTGGAGAGCTACCACTTTGACAATCCGAGAAGTCTGCAtgctcaaagtcatcgaGGACCTCACAAACAAGCCCGAGTGGTGgatcaaagtcaatgatgatgagattgctgccaagtggaagaaggaggctATGGAGATGCCATGGGGAGAATATCGAGTGTTCGGTGATTTCACCCAGGCAATGGCCGATGCT TGTATCAAGGAATTGCGCAAAAAGGCAGATATCTACCAAAAGACCGGTCTCATTCCAGTCATGGATTACGCTTCTGCAGCCATCAAATCAGACAACTTGGTCCCTAATGACCTCCGAGATACCCTCATAGCTGCCGTTTCCCCTTTGGAAAACGTCCCCGAGCAGCATAAGGACTGGCATCCTGGCAGTGATGGCAAGGTACTTGACATCGTCCACCCTTCGCTGTGGCCGCTTGTCTATGGCCGATCTCTCATCCTCCCCGACAAGCGCATTAATCTCGAGGAAGCATTATCGCATTGTGGGAAAGGCGTCGTCGTCCCTGTCGACAAAAGTGATGTCCGCAACTGGCATCCCAGTGCCTTTTCTAAACGCTTCCAGTGGCTCCCTTGCGACGTCGACCTGACTGGCGGGCATCCCCGCATCGACAGCTACATCAACAATGTGCACCCGGTCAAACACGCCGAGCTCTATCCCATCATTGAGAAATTCATCGAGAAAGCGCTCCCAGCTTGGGATATCATCTATCGATGGCATGACGAGTTCGAAGTCCAACGTGTCTTCACGACCAATGTTCGACCAGATTGTAAAGTTCCCGAGATCTGCGGGGATACCTGGTGTTCAGCCCAAAATCGGCCactggatgacgatgaggagccTCGtagagaagatgaggactATGAAGATGATTACGAGGAATCTGATCGCAACAAACGCGACGAGGAATGGTTCAGGGAGACCCATATCCCAGAAATTCCAGACCCTAAGACTGAACTGGAAGAGCTGGTCAAGATCAACCCTAGCGACGTAAAGACCTCTGGTTTCTTTGGCAACGCTTCTCGTGTGCAGGTCATTGTCAAGCTTGCTAACATCCACCTCACCCCCGAGAAGCCAACCTACGACGGTGGTTCGTGGCATGTCGAAGGCCAGTTGAACGAGCACATATGCGCGACTGCACTCTACTACTATGACTGCGACAACATCACTGACTCTCGCCTGGATTTCCGCACAAATGCCAACAGAGAAGACCAAACTATGGAGTTGAATTACGAGCAGGGCGATTTCGACAGCATCGAACGAGTTTTCGCGATTGATCCCGGTGCAGATACACTCCAGGACATCGGCAGCGTCCTCACACGCCAGGATAGAATGCTTTTCTTCCCCAACGTGTACCAGCATCACGTCAGCCCCTTTGAGCTGGTTGATAAGTCTCGCACCGGCCACCGCAAGATCCTAGCCCTTTTCTTGGTGGACCCTCAGGTTCCCATCATTTCAACTGCCAATGTTCCTCCCCAGCAGCGCGATTGGTGGGCGGAAGGGTTGATCCAGAATGATCGCTTCAACAACTTGCCCCCGGAGCTGACACGGATGGTGGTGGATGCCTTGGATTTCCCTATTGATCTGGAGGATGCTAAGAAGATCCGCGAGGAACTCATGGCGGAACGGACTGGTATGCAAGGCACCCTTAacaccaacctcaagaatCTTGAGTGGAATTTCTGCGAACACTAA
- the DIM5 gene encoding Histone-lysine N-methyltransferase, H3 lysine-9 specific dim-5 (EggNog:ENOG41) — protein MATMLKATERHFYFHGKEGYQVERNNCHWCQIRAFPTHSTLPVTVVNEQDDEVLPDDFRFINNVVLGKGVEQAGDSFRSGCSCAKDSECQYTSCHCLADLEDDDSSDEDEFDAFGEKIERTTPKPRRIAYAYHSHGAKAGLLRSKFHNSKMPIYECHQSCSCSIDCPNRVVERGRTIPLEIFRTPDRGWGVRAPVSIKKGQFVDRYLGEIITSDEADRRRSQSAISQRKDVYLFALDKFTDPESFDHRLKGPSLEVDGEFMSGPTRFVNHSCDPNMRIFARVGDHADKHIHDLALFAIKDIPEGEELTFDYVDGVSHEGEESGGDIDHMTRCLCGSKKCRKFLW, from the exons ATGGCTACGATGCTAAAGGCCACAGAACGCCATTTCTACTTCCACGGCAAAGAG GGCTATCAAGTAGAGCGCAATAATTGTCACTGGTGTCAGATTCGCGCTTTTCCGACTCATTCAACACTCCCCGTGACAGTTGTTAACGAACAAGACGATGAGGTACTCCCTGATGACTTTAGGTTCATAAACAACGTTGTCCTTGGTAAAGGGGTCGAGCAAGCTGGTGATAGCTTCCGCAGCGGCTGCTCCTGCGCCAAGGACTCAGAGTGCCAATACACAAGTTGTCACTGTCTCGCCGATTTAGAAGACGACGATTCtagcgatgaagacgagtTTGATGCCTTTGGTGAAAAGATAGAGAGAACAACGCCAAAGCCTCGGAGGATAGCATATGCTTACCACTCCCACGGTGCAAAGGCCGGTCTTTTGCGCTCCAAGTTCCACAACTCAAAGATGCCTATCTACGAGTGTCACCAAAGCTGCTCCTGTAGTATAGACTGCCCAAATCGTGTCGTCGAGCGTGGCAGAACGATCCCCTTGGAGATATTTCGCACTCCAGACCGCGGATGGG GAGTGAGAGCTCCCGTGTCAATTAAGAAAGGCCAGTTCGTCGACCGCTATCTCGGCGAGATCATCACATCCGATGAAGCAGATCGACGCCGCTCACAGTCTGCTATCTCACAACGTAAGGATGTTTACCTCTTCGCTCTCGACAAATTCACAGACCCCGAGTCATTCGACCATCGGTTAAAGGGTCCATCCCTTGAGGTAGACGGTGAATTCATGTCTGGCCCGACGCGATTCGTCAATCACTCTTGCGACCCCAACATGCGGATCTTTGCGCGCGTGGGTGATCATGCTGACAAGCATATTCACGATCTTGCCTTGTTCGCAATCAAGGACATACCTGAGGGTGAGGAGCTTACATTTGACTATGTTGATGGGGTCTCACATGAGGGAGAGGAATCGGGTGGTGACATCGATCATATGACTCGTTGTCTATGTGGAAGCAAGAAGTGCAGGAAGTTCTTGTGGTGA
- a CDS encoding hypothetical protein (EggNog:ENOG41): MTSSNEPFYLRYYSGHMGRFGHEFLEFDFRVVGDGRSAVARYANNSNYRNDSLIRKEMCVSSVVVDEIKRIIKTSEITKEDDSKWPQKNKDGRQELEIRIGNDHIAFETAKIGSLVDVTESADPEGLRVFYYLVQDLKALVFSLIALHFKIKPI, translated from the exons ATGACGTCCTCAAACGAACCATTCTACTTGCGATATTA CTCTGGCCATATGGGTCGTTTCGGTCACGAATTCCTGG AATTCGATTTCCGAGTCGTCGGCGATGGTCGCAGCGCGGTAGCCCGATATGCCAACAACTCCAACTACCGAAACGATAGTTTGATCCGAAAAGAGA TGTGTGTCAGCTCAGTAGTTGTCGACGAAATCAAGCGCATTATCAAGACGAGCGAGATCACCAA AGAAGATGATTCGAAATGGCCtcagaagaacaaagacGGACGCCAGGAATTGGAGATTCGGATTGGTAACGATCATATCGCGTTCGAG ACCGCCAAGATTGGATCCCTGGTGGATGTCACAGAGTCTGCTGACCCAGAAGGTCTGCGAGTGTTCTACTACCTTGTTCAGGATCTCAAGGCTCTAGTTTTCAGCTTGATCGCTCTGcacttcaagatcaagccaaTTTAA
- a CDS encoding hypothetical protein (EggNog:ENOG41~BUSCO:EOG09260GKG): MSGFLENAYSLVHQDNAADVPTVSDLRMQLEKGTDETKVETMKRILTIMLNGDPMPSLLMHIIRFVMPSKYKPLKKLLYFYYEICPKLDSSGKLKQEMILVCNGIRNDLQHPNEYIRGNTLRFLCKLREAELIEPLLSSARSCLEHRHAYVRKNAVFAIASIFLHSPSLIPDASELISTFLEGESDGVCRRNGFAALVSIDHDAALVYLSSVFEGIPNAEELLQLVELEFIRKDAVQNSQNKARYLRLIFDLLEAGASTVVYEAASSLTALTNNPVAVKAAAAKFIELSIKEADNNVKLIVLDRVDQLRKKNEGVLDDLTMEILRVLSSTDIDVRRKALGLALEMVSSKNVEEVVLLLKKELSKTVDQEYEKNTEYRSLLIHSIHQCAIKFSEVAASVVELLMDFIADFNNASAVDVINFVKEVVEKFPNLRTTIIERLVSTLGEVRAGKVYRGIMWIIGEYSLEEKDIREAWKRIRASLGEMPILASEQRLLDSHDTEEQADDHINGASKPAAPSGSRKVLADGTYATETALTSQSSAAAKLEAVKTAQKPPLRQLILDGDYYLATVLSSTLVKLVMRHHEISSDNARTNALRAEAMLIMISIIRVGQSQFVKAPIDEDSVDRIMSCVRSLAEFEQKKELETVWLDDTRKAFRAMVQVEEKKRAAKEAFEKAKTAVQVDDVVQIRQLAKKNTTEGLDEMEVDLERATGGEGTAEDLSSKLSRVVQLTGFSDPVYAEAYVKVHQFDIVLDVLLVNQTTETLQNLSVEFATLGDLKVVERPTTQNLGPHDFHNVQCTIKVSSTDTGVIFGNVVYDGAHSTDTNVVILNDLHVDIMDYIQPATCTETQFRTMWTEFEWENKVNINSKAKSLRDFLDQLMACTNMNCLTPEASLKGDCQFLSANLYARSVFGEDALANLSIEKEGEDGPITGFVRIRSRSQGLALSLGSLKGLNKIGSTA, encoded by the exons ATGTCTGGCTTTCTTGAGAATGCGTACAGTCTCGTTCACCAGGACAATGCGGCCGACGTCCCCACCGTTTCCGATCTGCGCATGCAGCTGGAGAAGGGTACCGACGAGACCAAGGTCGAGACTATGAAGCGCATCTTGACCATCATGCTCAATGGCGATCCTATGCCCAGTCTTCTAATGCACATCATCCGTTTCGTCATGCCTTCAAAGTATAAgcctctcaagaagcttctttACTTCTACTACGAAATCTGCCCCAAGCTTGACAGCAGCGGCAAGCTCAAGCAGGAGATGATTCTAGTTTG TAACGGTATCCGAAACGACCTTCAACATCCCAACGAATACATTCGAGGAAACACCCTGCGCTTCCTTTGCAAGTTGAGGGAAGCTGAGCTTATTGagcctctcctctcttcagCACGATCTTGTCTCGAACACCGACATGCCTACGTCCGAAAGAACGCTGTTTTTGCCATCGCCTCCATTTTCTTGCACTCGCCCTCCCTAATTCCAGATGCCTCTGAACTTATTTCGACTTTCCTCGAGGGAGAGAGTGACGGTGTTTGCCGAAGGAATGGATTTGCCGCTCTTGTTAGCATTGATCACGATGCTGCCCTCGTTTACCTGAGTTCCGTTTTTGAAGGCATTCCCAATGCAGaggagcttcttcagcttgtcgAGCTCGAGTTTATTCGCAAGGATGCGGTTCAGAACTCCCAGAACAAG GCACGATATCTGCGATTGATCTTCGACCTGCTAGAAGCTGGCGCTTCAACTGTCGTATACGAAGCTGCCTCGTCTCTTACCGCTTTAACCAACAACCCTGTTGCAGTCAAGGCTGCCGCCGCCAAGTTCATTGAGCTGAGCATCAAGGAAGCCGATAACAATGTCAAGCTGATCGTTCTTGACCGAGTTGATCAATTGCGCAAGAAGAATGAGGGTGTCCTTGATGACCTTACCATGGAGATTCTCCGAGTTCTGTCCAGTACCGATATCGACGTCCGACGAAAGGCTCTtggtcttgcccttgagatGGTATCCAGCAAGAATGTCGAAGAGGTTGTCCTCTTGCTCAAGAAGGAACTTTCCAAGACAGTCGACCAAGAATACGAGAAGAACACCGAGTACCGATCTCTCCTCATCCACTCTATTCACCAATGCGCTATCAAGTTTTCTGAGGTCGCAGCGAGCGTCGTGGAGCTCCTTATGGATTTTATTGccgacttcaacaacgcTTCCGCTGTCGATGTTATCAACTTTGTCAAGGAAGTTGTCGAAAAGTTCCCCAATCTGCGTACTACCATCATTGAGCGTCTTGTCTCCACCCTGGGTGAGGTCCGAGCTGGCAAGGTGTACCGTGGCATCATGTGGATCATTGGTGAGTACTCTCTTGAAGAGAAGGACATTCGAGAGGCTTGGAAGAGGATAAGAGCTAGTCTTGGCGAGATGCCCATTCTCGCATCGGAGCAACGGCTATTGGATTCTCACGACACCGAGGAACAGGCCGATGATCACATTAACGGAGCATCAAAGCCTGCCGCACCATCTGGCTCGCGCAAGGTACTGGCTGACGGCACATATGCTACCGAGACTGCTCTTACCAGCCAGTCTTCAGCAGCTGCCAAATTAGAGGCTGTCAAGACTGCTCAGAAGCCTCCTCTGCGCCAGCTCATTCTCGACGGAGACTACTATCTGGCCACCGTTTTGTCATCCACTCTCGTCAAGCTTGTGATGCGACACCATGAGATTTCCTCGGACAATGCTCGAACTAACGCCCTCCGAGCTGAAGCCATGCTGATTATGATTTCTATTATCCGAGTTGGACAATCTCAATTTGTCAAGGCTCCTATCGATGAGGACTCTGTTGACCGAATCATGTCATGTGTACGCTCATTGGCTGAGTttgagcagaagaaggagcttgagacCGTTTGGTTGGATGATACCCGCAAGGCCTTCCGAGCCATGGTCCaagtggaggagaagaagcgagcCGCCAAGGAGGCAttcgagaaggccaagactgcTGTGCaggttgacgatgttgtccAAATTCGACAActagccaagaagaacaccACTGAAGGCCTcgatgagatggaggtggATCTGGAGAGGGCGACTGGTGGTGAGGGCACCGCTGAAGACCTGTCTTCTAAGCTTAGCCGTGTGGTTCAGTTAACCGGGTTCTCGGACCCCGTGTATGCTGAAGCATATGTCAAGGTTCACCAGTTCGATATTGTTCTCGatgtccttcttgtcaaccAGACGACAGAGACACTTCAAAACCTCTCAGTCGAGTTCGCCACGCTTGGAGACCTCAAGGTTGTCGAGCGACCTACCACACAGAACCTGGGCCCACATGACTTCCACAACGTGCAATGCACAATCAAGGTCTCATCAACAGACACTGGTGTCATCTTTGGCAACGTTGTGTATGACGGTGCCCACTCTACTGATACCAATGTCGTTATTCTTAACGACCTACACGTCGATATCATGGACTACATCCAACCCGCCACTTGCACAGAGACTCAATTCCGCACTATGTGGACTGAATTCGAGTGGGAGAACAAGGTCAACATTAactccaaggccaagtcgCTACGTGACTTCCTCGACCAGCTTATGGCCTGCACAAATATGAACTGCCTAACACCAGAGGCCAGTCTCAAGGGTGACTGCCAATTCTTGAGTGCCAACCTTTACGCGAGGAGCGTGTTTG GCGAGGATGCTCTCGCTAACCTGAgcattgagaaggagggcgaggatggACCCATCACTGGTTTCGTCAGAATAAGAAGTCGATCACAAGGCTTGGCACTGAGCTTGGGCTCTTTGAAGGGACTTAACAAGATCGGGTCGACGGCCTAG